The Verrucomicrobium spinosum DSM 4136 = JCM 18804 genome includes a region encoding these proteins:
- a CDS encoding SycD/LcrH family type III secretion system chaperone: MSDTTTEFDDIELPDAPMPTGLPYETADEWAEMLTNFGANGRTMRDFTNLTPESMEVFYMVAYNQYNAGQYEESSKVFQLLASLDHFDKRYWMGLGSSRAMEGNHKDAIKAFGYLGFLDVSDPVPSFHCARSFIATGKIKEAEAALRATIANAEGKAEHAELKQQAEHTLELLQQGQKEITTATSES, from the coding sequence ATGAGCGACACGACCACCGAATTTGACGACATCGAACTTCCAGACGCACCCATGCCGACGGGCCTGCCATACGAGACCGCGGATGAATGGGCGGAGATGCTCACGAATTTCGGTGCCAACGGCCGGACCATGAGGGATTTCACGAATCTCACTCCGGAGAGCATGGAGGTCTTCTACATGGTGGCCTACAATCAGTACAACGCCGGGCAGTACGAGGAATCCTCCAAGGTGTTCCAGTTGCTGGCGTCTCTGGATCACTTCGACAAGCGCTACTGGATGGGCCTGGGCTCCAGCCGGGCGATGGAAGGAAATCACAAAGACGCCATCAAGGCCTTTGGATACCTGGGGTTCCTTGACGTTTCCGACCCAGTTCCTTCCTTCCACTGTGCCCGGTCATTCATCGCCACCGGCAAGATCAAGGAGGCGGAGGCGGCGCTGCGCGCCACCATCGCCAATGCGGAAGGCAAGGCGGAGCACGCCGAGCTCAAACAGCAGGCGGAGCACACGCTCGAACTGCTCCAGCAGGGCCAGAAAGAAATCACCACCGCCACTTCCGAGTCATGA
- a CDS encoding DUF1521 domain-containing protein, whose protein sequence is MISLSVNDTTKAAALDSALAFSVVFEEHRLLVSQSVSSGFKGLVNSLDQLSAYSKTVESLQASMESIEAARQKALLNPFSTTGTTANASTVTAVNSGLNTQGAPYSTTTSNAVTSITTALNGTTAGTPERTAAEEAKAAADKARAAVDKIQAGNATGGFADAEQALTDAKAAKTKADAALVNANAAKTTAQTNLTTAQTNLTSAQAALTAAQAANPQVPATIAAAQAAVTAAQTAVTNAQTALTAANARVTAATAVVTAAAAVVTAAQGVVDFKAEPICQIKLTTAQKSYDLGDGYTLTSWGSTGYMTLTGSDGKGILIQPDGSVDPLDGAGNGWKFSNTSTFVLPNETKITITPNAAGAIISATKGRNHLELTNIKSGATPSGVITQDGRKYDATTNDGYRINMGATTANWTLGANTLGDAASREQVAATASNNKFVLDASDVEIPADLKAFLDEIGFDVSLYDSDGDGKLNEEEFFQVASILNTLVTEMQTSFQQVLVETAKASEALMELNQFLEQIQKQGSDEQSDKSEASAAEKDVLASIQKRLESALTNLQALQGGGSGGVGFNDAQQLLTNLGKAALGQSYETTGTSVLPQLATPPSSSTQTEETTPAVDPVTQAMRRASLLIGGFKIDESLFPSAPASLPVLNAEDVDLLATLASLGLPISGVDAEALLTLVGKLKAELAAGGLATLNGEGLQLLESVKAGLAEVGLIGLTEENSQFLSDLTAQLRGLNIGLADTFELEELLGRLRSGPEIAENSSAGTGLSTDVRKLTVADARRLAAILDRLQNRQLGLSPDDLRRIETLQRLLSNELQTESSPAAGGGEFGGRVLSRADIQLFEELMFKLRGEDPDGVPTPSSSSPSIGGNPFLQNLDLLKTIAGNFETDPKLLETLKENVSKSIKTYTEHLNRARGLFVEAQENVQEFVKIVAEDDSLKEIVQDDRLSDEQQEGFADKMRDLHQKWGMDWGSDASTPTEEGKLVTRMAQSGMMI, encoded by the coding sequence ATGATTTCACTCTCCGTCAACGATACCACCAAGGCCGCCGCACTGGATTCAGCCCTGGCTTTTTCCGTGGTGTTTGAAGAGCACCGCCTCCTTGTTTCCCAGTCGGTCTCATCCGGGTTCAAGGGCTTGGTCAATTCCCTGGATCAACTTTCCGCCTACTCGAAGACCGTGGAAAGCCTGCAGGCCAGCATGGAATCGATTGAGGCCGCAAGGCAGAAGGCCCTGCTGAATCCCTTTTCCACCACGGGCACAACCGCCAACGCCTCGACCGTGACGGCGGTCAACAGTGGCCTGAACACGCAGGGGGCTCCGTATTCCACCACCACAAGCAACGCGGTGACCAGCATCACCACTGCACTGAATGGCACGACGGCTGGAACGCCGGAGAGGACCGCGGCAGAGGAAGCCAAAGCTGCTGCGGACAAGGCGAGAGCCGCCGTGGACAAAATCCAGGCGGGCAATGCCACGGGAGGGTTTGCCGATGCGGAGCAGGCGCTGACGGATGCCAAGGCGGCCAAGACCAAAGCCGATGCCGCACTGGTCAACGCCAATGCCGCCAAGACCACGGCCCAGACCAATCTCACAACCGCCCAAACCAACCTGACCTCCGCCCAAGCAGCGCTGACAGCGGCGCAGGCGGCCAATCCCCAAGTGCCCGCCACGATCGCTGCGGCGCAAGCGGCCGTGACGGCGGCGCAGACCGCGGTGACCAATGCCCAGACCGCGCTGACGGCGGCGAACGCCCGCGTCACCGCGGCGACTGCCGTTGTGACCGCCGCTGCGGCAGTGGTGACGGCGGCGCAAGGCGTCGTGGATTTCAAGGCAGAGCCGATCTGCCAGATCAAGCTGACCACCGCCCAGAAGTCCTATGACTTGGGAGACGGCTACACCCTCACGTCATGGGGCAGTACTGGCTACATGACCCTCACAGGTTCCGACGGCAAAGGCATCCTCATCCAGCCTGATGGGTCGGTGGATCCCCTGGATGGCGCAGGCAACGGCTGGAAGTTTTCCAACACCAGCACCTTCGTGCTGCCCAACGAGACCAAGATCACCATCACGCCCAATGCGGCGGGCGCGATCATTTCGGCGACGAAAGGGCGCAATCACCTCGAACTCACGAACATCAAGTCCGGGGCCACGCCGTCTGGCGTCATCACCCAGGACGGGCGCAAGTACGATGCCACGACCAATGACGGGTATCGGATCAACATGGGGGCCACCACAGCGAACTGGACGCTGGGGGCGAACACGCTGGGGGACGCGGCCAGCCGTGAGCAGGTGGCGGCCACGGCCTCCAACAACAAGTTTGTTCTGGATGCTTCAGACGTGGAGATCCCGGCCGATCTGAAAGCCTTTCTGGATGAGATCGGATTCGATGTCAGCCTTTACGATTCCGACGGGGACGGCAAGTTGAACGAGGAGGAATTCTTCCAGGTGGCGAGCATTCTGAACACGCTTGTCACGGAGATGCAGACCTCATTCCAGCAGGTGCTGGTGGAGACGGCCAAGGCCAGTGAAGCGCTCATGGAGCTGAACCAGTTCCTTGAGCAAATTCAGAAACAAGGGTCGGATGAGCAGTCTGACAAATCCGAGGCTTCAGCAGCGGAAAAAGATGTGCTGGCCTCGATTCAGAAACGTCTGGAATCTGCCCTCACGAACCTGCAGGCCCTACAGGGTGGAGGGTCCGGCGGGGTGGGGTTCAACGATGCCCAGCAACTCCTGACGAACCTGGGCAAGGCTGCTCTCGGGCAAAGCTATGAAACAACGGGCACCAGCGTCCTGCCCCAGCTGGCAACGCCGCCGTCCTCCAGCACTCAAACTGAGGAAACAACTCCTGCGGTCGATCCCGTCACCCAGGCGATGCGCCGGGCGAGCCTGCTCATTGGCGGATTCAAGATTGATGAAAGCCTCTTTCCCTCTGCGCCGGCCTCCCTCCCCGTCTTGAATGCGGAGGACGTTGACCTGCTGGCCACGTTGGCGTCGCTGGGCCTGCCCATCAGCGGGGTGGATGCCGAGGCGTTGCTCACCCTCGTGGGCAAACTGAAGGCCGAGCTTGCGGCCGGCGGTCTCGCCACGCTCAACGGGGAAGGCCTGCAGTTGCTGGAGTCGGTGAAGGCCGGTCTGGCAGAGGTCGGCCTGATCGGACTGACCGAGGAGAATTCCCAGTTCCTCAGCGATCTGACCGCGCAGCTCCGGGGCCTGAACATTGGGCTGGCAGATACGTTCGAGCTGGAGGAACTGCTGGGCCGCCTGAGGAGCGGGCCGGAGATTGCCGAGAACAGTTCCGCCGGAACCGGACTCTCGACGGATGTGCGGAAGCTCACCGTGGCGGATGCGCGGCGTCTCGCTGCAATTCTTGACCGCCTGCAAAACCGTCAACTCGGGCTTTCACCCGATGATCTGCGCCGGATCGAGACGCTTCAGCGGCTTCTTTCGAATGAACTGCAGACGGAATCCAGCCCGGCTGCGGGAGGCGGAGAGTTTGGCGGTCGGGTTCTCTCCCGTGCCGACATCCAGTTGTTTGAAGAGTTGATGTTCAAGCTGCGAGGTGAGGATCCTGACGGGGTGCCGACGCCGTCTTCCTCTTCGCCTTCTATCGGCGGCAATCCCTTTCTTCAGAATCTGGATCTGCTCAAGACCATCGCGGGCAACTTCGAGACGGATCCCAAACTGCTGGAGACGCTCAAGGAGAATGTCAGCAAGTCGATCAAGACCTACACCGAACACCTCAATCGTGCCCGCGGCCTCTTTGTTGAGGCGCAGGAGAATGTTCAGGAGTTTGTGAAGATTGTCGCTGAGGATGATTCGCTGAAGGAGATCGTTCAGGACGACCGCCTTTCCGACGAGCAGCAGGAAGGTTTCGCCGACAAAATGCGTGACCTGCACCAGAAGTGGGGCATGGATTGGGGTTCCGATGCCAGCACTCCAACGGAGGAAGGCAAGCTGGTAACCCGCATGGCCCAGTCCGGCATGATGATCTGA
- a CDS encoding RNA polymerase sigma factor produces the protein MTDSANVHTGGQVFPATRWSLVANAREDGDLDASAALEELCRTYWPPLYAYLRRTGHSTHDAEDYTQGFLLSLIQDESLVRADPQRGRLRSFLLGGLKRYVGRVLRDGNRLKRGGGVERFSLDAAEAEQRYEAMLVDELTPEHLYDRMWVSTLVTSVIKRLQDEMQASGKEKTFLALQPYLLSGATETGGYTKVAAELGISEGAVKVAVHRLRGRYRELLLKHITDTLSNSDSLNDEVEYLLGLAGR, from the coding sequence ATGACCGATTCTGCAAACGTCCATACGGGAGGTCAGGTCTTCCCCGCCACTCGGTGGTCCCTCGTAGCAAATGCCCGGGAGGATGGTGATCTGGATGCTTCAGCCGCTCTTGAAGAGCTTTGCCGGACTTATTGGCCCCCACTCTATGCCTACCTGAGGCGCACCGGCCATTCCACGCACGATGCTGAGGACTACACCCAGGGGTTCCTCCTTTCTCTCATTCAGGATGAAAGCCTCGTACGGGCCGACCCCCAGCGCGGCCGGCTGCGCTCCTTTCTCTTGGGCGGGTTAAAGCGCTATGTCGGCAGAGTTTTGCGGGACGGCAACCGACTGAAACGCGGTGGCGGCGTGGAGCGATTCTCCCTGGATGCTGCCGAGGCTGAGCAGCGGTACGAAGCCATGCTCGTGGATGAGCTGACACCGGAGCATCTCTATGACCGCATGTGGGTCTCCACGCTGGTCACCTCCGTAATCAAACGACTGCAGGACGAAATGCAGGCCAGTGGGAAAGAGAAGACGTTTCTTGCGCTCCAGCCCTACCTGTTGAGCGGTGCCACCGAAACGGGCGGCTACACCAAGGTGGCCGCAGAATTGGGCATCAGCGAAGGGGCGGTGAAAGTGGCTGTGCACCGACTCCGGGGCCGCTACCGGGAACTGCTGCTGAAGCATATCACCGACACGCTTTCCAACTCCGACTCACTCAACGATGAGGTAGAGTACCTCTTGGGTCTTGCTGGCCGATAG